A region of the Candidatus Binataceae bacterium genome:
CCTCCGGGTGGCATCGCCGGCGGACCGGCTTTCCTCGGCTTCTCGATGATCGCCGCTTCGGTGGTGAGCAGTAGCGAAGCGACGCTCGCGGCATTTTCCAATGCCGAGCGCACGACCTTCGCCGGATCGATTACTCCGGCCTTGACCAGGTCCTCGTATTCTTCGGTGCCGGCATTGAAGCCGAAATCGCCCTTGCCCTCTTCGACCTTGTTGAAGACCACGGCAGGTTCATGGCCGGCGTTGAAAGCGATCTGGCGCAGCGGCTCGCCCATCGCGCGCACGACGATGCCGGCGCCGGCCTTACGCTCTTCGCTTAGCTGCAGACGCTCGACTGCCTTGATTGCGCGCACTAGCGCGACGCCGCCGCCCGCGACGACGCCTTCGTCAATCGCGGCCTTGAGCGCGTGCACGGCGTCGTCCACGCGGGCTTTCTTTTCCTTGAGCTCGACCTCGCTGGCGGCGCCGACTTTAATCACGGCGACGCCGCTGGTGAGTTTCGCCAGCCGCTCTTCGAGTTTCTCGCGATCGTAGTCCGAGGTGGTTTGCGCAATCTGGCCGCGGATCAGATCCACGCGTCCCTGGAGGTCGGCTTTCTTGCCTTGGCCGCCAACGATGGTGGTGTTGTCCTTGTCGATAATCACGCGACGGCACTTGCCCAACTGATTGATCTGGACGTTTTCGAGCTTGCCGCCAAGTTCTTCGGCAATGACCTGGCCGCCGGTCAGGGTCGCCATGTCCTGGAGAGTTTCCTTGCGCCGATCGCCGAAACCCGGGGCCTTGACCGCGGCAATCTTGAGCGCGCCACGCAGCTTGTTGACGACCAGCGTCGCCAGCGCTTCACCCTCGACCTCCTCAGAGATGATCAGGAAAGGCCGGCCGTTCTGCAGCACCTTCTCCAACAGCGGCACAAGATCGCGCAAATTGGCGATTTTCTTTTCGTGAAAGAGAATCAACGGCTCTTCGAGCTCGACCGTCATGCGCGCCGGATTGGTCACGAAATAAGGCGACAGGTAGCCGCGGTCAAAGCGCATTCCTTCGACCAGTTCGAGCGTGGTCTCAAGGCCGCGCGCCTCCTCGACCGTGACGACGCCCTCCTTGCCGACCTTGTCCATCGATTCGGCGAGGATTTTGCCGATCGTCGCGTCGCCGTTAGCCGCGATCGTCGCGACCTGTTCCATGCGCGTGCGATCCTTGACCGGCCGCGCCATCTCCTTGATCTCGCTGACCGCAGCGGTGACGGCGGCGTCGATCCCGCGCTTGAGTTCCATCGCCGGGATCCCCGCCGCCAGCAATTTGATGCCTTCGTTGATGATGGCGCGCGCCAGCACCGTCGCGGTAGTGGTGCCGTCCCCGGCGACATCGTTGGTCTTTTGCGCGACCTCGCGGATGAGCTTGGCGCCGAGGTTCTCGAACTTGTTATCCAGCTCGATCTCCTTGACGACCGTGACCCCATCCTTGGTGATAACCGGCGCGCCAAAGCTCTTCTCGAGCAGGACGTGACGGCCCTTGGGTCCGAGGGTTACGCGCGCGGCCTCGGCCACCAGCGTTGCGCCCTTGATAATTCCAGCCCGGGCGCGTTCATGCAGTTCGATGATTTTCGCTGACATTTTGTCCTTTCTCCGACTTAATTGCTGTTTATTGGTAAAACGATTGGCAGATCGGCCCTGATTCTTGGTGCGTGAAGATTAAGCACTGAAGCCCAATGCGCAACCTATTTCGCGCCGCTTTCTCTTGAGTTCGAGAGGTGTAGCATGGGGTCATGAGCACGAGATTGCGGCGTTTTGATTTCAATCATTGGATTATTACGCGGGCGTCGTCGGCCGATTTGCGCGTCGGCGTATTGTTGATGGCGCTGATTTCGCTCTCCCTCGCCGCCCGACCGCTCCATGCCGCGTCCGCTCTCTTTATCACCGGCTCCTTGTCCATTAGCACTCTGACACAAGCGAGTGCCAATAGCGAAGAAGAAGCCGAAGTTCCCCCCGAGCAGGTGGAAAAATATATCGCGGTCTATCGGGCGATGCAGCATGACCGCACCCTGCCGATCGAACAGGCCGCGTCTCAGCAGGGGATGACCCTCGAAGCTTTTCGCCAGCTCGAGAACCGCGTGCAACGTGACGACGGCGCGATGGAGCATGTCCGCGACGCGCTTAAGGAGTCGGCCGAGGGCCCAGCCCCTTCAGCAACGCCAACGGAACGTAAGCAGTAATCTGTGCCGGTAACGGCAGGAACGCGCGGCGGGCGCTCTCGTGAGCGCCCGCCCCCAAATTTGGATCCGACTACTTCACGACTGAGGAATTAAACGCGGCTTCGACACGCGCCGCCGCGTCGCTCGCCCGACGGCTCGAATCTTCGGCCGCCGCCGCATTCTGATCAGCCTTTTGGCTGGCCGCCTGCGCCAGTTGCGCCGAGCCTTCGGCGTTGGACGCATCCGAACTCGCCTGGGCAGCAGAATGCGCCGCCTTATCGGCCTGAAGGTTGACGTCGGCGGTGCAGGCCGCGGCAAACGCCGCCAGGGACAATGCTCCAACAAGAACCGAGAATTTCCTTATCATCCGAGCCTCCTCAAGTTTCGCCAGAATCCTGATCTTGATTTAGAATCTGCGGGTTTCAAGTTAGCGAGAATGAAGGGTAATGGAAACCCTGCCAAACTCACGAATTGGATGCGATGGTTACAAATCGACCTGATTGAGGCAAGGCGCTTCGGACCCGGGTGCTGCTTCAATGCAGCCTTGATTTTCCTTGAACGCAGCTCGCACACTTCTGACCTTGGCCGCGCGTCGCAGACTCCGCCGCCCCCTGTGCTCGCTCCGCGCTGGAGCGCTTCGCTAGCGCCTCAAACGAACTCCGCAAAGACCGAATCACCCAGTTCGACGCCACGATCGCTCAGGAAAACGCGGCCGCCGCGGCTTATCAGTAAGCCGTCCTCGACCAGACGACGGCTGACGCCCGCGAAGGAATCATCGAGGGGCTGCCCGAAGCGACGCTCGAACTCAGCAATCGCAAAACCGTCACGCAAGCGCAGATTGAGGAAGACAAATTCGCTCATCGCAGCCGGCCGATCGATAGTTTCGCCGCCGACCTCAGCTATTTTGTTCGCACGTACGAGCTCGATATAACGAGACGGCGCCTTTTCATTCCACCAGC
Encoded here:
- the groL gene encoding chaperonin GroEL (60 kDa chaperone family; promotes refolding of misfolded polypeptides especially under stressful conditions; forms two stacked rings of heptamers to form a barrel-shaped 14mer; ends can be capped by GroES; misfolded proteins enter the barrel where they are refolded when GroES binds), producing MSAKIIELHERARAGIIKGATLVAEAARVTLGPKGRHVLLEKSFGAPVITKDGVTVVKEIELDNKFENLGAKLIREVAQKTNDVAGDGTTTATVLARAIINEGIKLLAAGIPAMELKRGIDAAVTAAVSEIKEMARPVKDRTRMEQVATIAANGDATIGKILAESMDKVGKEGVVTVEEARGLETTLELVEGMRFDRGYLSPYFVTNPARMTVELEEPLILFHEKKIANLRDLVPLLEKVLQNGRPFLIISEEVEGEALATLVVNKLRGALKIAAVKAPGFGDRRKETLQDMATLTGGQVIAEELGGKLENVQINQLGKCRRVIIDKDNTTIVGGQGKKADLQGRVDLIRGQIAQTTSDYDREKLEERLAKLTSGVAVIKVGAASEVELKEKKARVDDAVHALKAAIDEGVVAGGGVALVRAIKAVERLQLSEERKAGAGIVVRAMGEPLRQIAFNAGHEPAVVFNKVEEGKGDFGFNAGTEEYEDLVKAGVIDPAKVVRSALENAASVASLLLTTEAAIIEKPRKAGPPAMPPGGMGGMGGMGGMGGMGGMGGMGGMGGMGGMGGMDDMGMGGDDF